The sequence gcaactctagcgttaaactcagcgtcgttcgtctcgatcccatttcccgtcgccattctaaggaatgcaaagcgattagaccacgaacgtataaaatcacacgcacaacaccgccccatcttgctaaacattcgtcgtacatcacttgttagacacgatttgcacacgtaataaggtttgcaagtccttattacgcatacacgctgtatcgactcgttagtacaacgaccgcctcgcttgatgatatatgcaaccgcaaacacaaacCAAACATAACACGAGAAtcattatcacagcacaatagcatattaacaatatccgcattactaatataaacgttagtcaacctataaacaaggcactaactaaacccattccgacccgtaatcctacaagtcccgcaacaattaagcacacacaaaagtctaagtctaggcacctatctcaagtcacctaaatcccttagaccatgctctgataccacttgtaacaacccaacccgttaaccaaccaataacgtggaataaaaaaaaaattctttgtgcagcaaatggcgcggcgcgccatgaccccgcgcggcgcgcaaaagggcccggacaggctgctgtcccaaaaagtctcaaatgcgaaaatgtttgaccacttcccgacacatttagactaaacggttttcacaacatattataatagttaagactaacacgttccatcaataaaaagggttttacgacaccgggcccacatatgcccaaattaccatttaagtaccaatttcaagttttcgaccacacgacttttaacacaaaataaagccgatcatggcgattggggatacgctacccaatcctaatcaatccaaaagcaagccttctaaagcaactacgcgaggccactagtcccacgcttacccgagccaccgcatccatgcaaatctataaaaaggtaaacaacgagagggtaagctaacgcttagtgagtgagaatatactacatacatatatatgcataaaatggacacgccacacaaaaccaaataccgcataccggagcatccaagcataaaggcaagctagtctaagcataccgtaagatcactaagcaacgagctaaagatacatcaacaaaatataagttcaccaacaacgatgtgaacaatgccaataagctacactcggagggttagctacatcacgacaatacaacattatatgtatacaatatatatatatatatatatatatatatatatatatatatatatatatatatatatatatatatatatatatatatatatatatatatatatatcgaataacataatttgcttacgcttacaacacaataaccatggttaaccaatcgcacaagggaatggcgctcgcgaaaacgccatcggtgttcataaaatccgttagggtacttaacacctcgtatcactaacccctagggtggcaccttaacacctcggcacttcaccccgagtggcatcttaacacctcgatgcttcactcattattttacggagtggtgtcttaacaccttgacactatacccctaggtggcatcttaacacctcgatgcttcaccccgagtagcatcttaacacctcaattcttcactcatcacgtgaaacgtggtgtcttagcacctcgacactacacatttcacgccacaacaaatagatacattatatacctacacatataattattccactcactatattaacccttcgacattggggttatataagtccacatcacaagcccatgtgataacgtacacacaatgtgtgcacctcgccaaagtggtcaaccaaaacgcacaaccgtgccaattggacctatacacaagtccaacaattccacctatacgagaagcgagctctataagcgagaaccccttctcccgacccgcacccatcctacacatacatatgcatatagggtttaacactcaccttgtcgtcttgaagaatgccaccgaataatccgcaattgccgatggaatgtacctattccatttatcacataacaagtaacacaattagggtggatatacaaatcaacccaaattgactactagtgcaatttcgacccaactgcacttccgagcacaaaccgcgcccaaactaaccaataatcactaacacaagtgaaaatggtcctaatatgccaatcaaacccaatcataggtgttaaacacctatcttgcccaaaatgacacttaaaccctaatttgacccataagaagtcaatatcacgccattagcaagttttgacaccaaaacatatttaactcggttctatgcttcaacttaatccattttaagtttataaaccttattaaatcggcaattgagtcataatcatcaacaaaccctaattttgactctagtcaaaattagtcaaccataagaaccctaatggtttccaaaacaccaataatcactaacactagtgattatacatcatttacaagtcttaaacatggttaaatcattaaccaacccaaaacccgccaaatatcaaaatagcaagttttcataaaccctcttcatcaaccaaatgagttttacaactaacaatctcaaaccctaacttgaatatcaaatctaacaaatgaaattcggagttagaacttaccaatactaccaaaacatagctaggagtgagatgaacaactttaaaacccgagctttggctagaattcgactccttcttctccaaatcaagctctctcactctagaactcttcatctctctctaaatatggatgagagtgtttgtgtgggtgagaaatgagctccaatggagttctagatcagttttggtgaccctaaaccgaccccaattgaaaagactaaagtacccctcatttaaacctttaaaaaaagctgaaaattgcttctgacgcgatcggagcgccgcgccataaggtggagggccgctccaaccttcaggtcagttttcagtttcttgttttggccataactttttgaccgtagctccgttttcgatgaatcaaatatcgttggaaacgtaataagattttctttccaatggtaaggctttgaaacatcaactcaaactttatttggggttgaaaagatacgtacacaccttgtcacttcagacaacgtccagtttccttcgacgttcgagcaagcaacacgtacatgctgcgtacacttcatacacgcatcgtacaccataaatacattatgtacaataaatatttgagtCTTACATTTACAGTATTGTATAACACAATACAATACACTACAGTATAATATAgcacaatataatataatataatataatatatattcgtaatataatataatatgtgatCTAATTCAATGTAATGTAATATGGAGTAgttattatatcattatcattaatcattagtatttataattataatagttcTAATTGTAAGTTTCTAATTTatagtttataatttataattataattataattataatttattgtTAATTAAATTAATGATATTTAAATGAAAATTATGATACTTAAGGGAAATTCAAGTTTATTATAAGAATTTTCATTTAATACACGCAAAATTATAATCGTTAGATTGAATTAAGTAGCTTTAGATACAAATTGTGATATGTAAAGAAATTTTAAGGAgcgatttatatttataatttataattatataatttataatacgtataataaataaataaataaataataattaataattggaTTAGTAAAAAAGCTACAAACGGTGCTGAATTGCTGATAAAACAAAAACATTTTCATCTTAATAAAAGGGTCTCTCCCCATCCTCCTTCCCTCGTTTTCAAGCGTTGGATCTCCCATCCTCACGCCAGATCACTTCCCCCTTATTTCTTTTTACAAATTTTCACCTGTAAGTAACAACAACTACCTACTACCACTATTATTCTATTTTATACATACAACCTTCTATCTATATCTCTatgtctctatatatatatatatatatatatatatatatatatatatatatatatatatatatatatatatatatatatatatatatatatatatacatctgtaTCTTCTGTAACCTAATCACATAAATCAGTTACACATTTTTACCTACTATCCAAATTAATCTCATGTAAAACCTCTTAATCACTGTCATACTGCTTCTATTATTGCTAATTTGTTATCTTAATCATCAGTTTATATATAAGTACATTCTATGGTTATgacttctagggttagggttttggaaTTTGAATGGCGGAAGGTCCGGCGAGTCCAGGCGGTGGGAGTCTTGAAAGTGGTGGGGATTTGAGTCCTAGGTCATCGAATGTTCGAGAACAGGATCGGTTTTTACCGATTGCGAATATTAGTAGGATTATGAAGAAAGCTTTACCTGCTAATGCTAAAATGGCGAAAGACGCTAAAGAAACTGTTCAGGAATGCGTTTCTGAGTTTATCAGCTTTGTTACTAGCgagtatgtatatatttaatattgATTGATCATTTGTTTTAGTTTATGGTTGTAATTTAATTAGTTGCCCTATGTTTATGGTTTTACACTTGTAGCCGAGCTGTTTCTATTAGTTGATGAAGTGTTATGCTTTTAGCTCTCTTCGTTATTGATTTTACTCTTTAATGCTCGGGTTTGATTATAGCTTGTTAGCTCAACTAGTTTGCAGCTTTTTGAGATTGAAAAAGCAAACTTTCAAAGATGTTTAATTGGTTATTTGATAAAGGAATGTTATGTGATTACTGATGAACTTATGTATAAGTTATGTAGATGTTATAAGTTTTGATGTTTGTGATAAGAGTGAAACTCTAAAGATTCATATGATGCAAAGATAGTTCGATATTATCAATTTGTCGTTAATCACTAGTCTAAAGTGCCATGTAATTAGGACACGAAAAACGTTACTTGTGTGTTACTGAACTCAAATGTATTGCTAGTAGGTAATTCGTACCAATGGTTAGGAGTATTGCATTTTCTTGGATAGTGGTGAAACTTAATCGTTTTCTTGCTTACCTGGGATTGAAGTAGTGTTAATTGGTTCCTTTTTGTTATATGTACAGGGCCAGTGATAAGTGTCAAAGGGAAAAGAGAAAAACAATCAACGGTGATGATCTCTTATGGGCAATGgctactctagggtttgaagattatATTGAACCACTCAAATTATACTTGAGTAGATACAGAGAGGTACTCTTTTCTATACCAAGTTTATTTTtgccatttttatttatttaagattTTCTTAGTTTGTGGATGTTCGTTCTTTGTACAAGCTATTACTGATTTACTGATGCATTGATGATTGTGTTTCTTTATGCTTCTGATGGGATCGATGGTGCAGATAGAGGTTAGAGAAATTTATTTTTCTTTACCTATTGTAGTGTTTAGAGGTGGTGACATGGGCGGGTGCAAGCCGCTGGGTAATAGGTCGAATTAGTTGATATTATCCAGGCTCAAATGTGTTTGGGACTTTGGGTCGATCCAGTTTGTATCAGTTGTGTGTTTCTTTTAACTCTAATAAATTGTAATGTAACACAAGATTATAAATTGGTAATGTTAA comes from Rutidosis leptorrhynchoides isolate AG116_Rl617_1_P2 chromosome 4, CSIRO_AGI_Rlap_v1, whole genome shotgun sequence and encodes:
- the LOC139844264 gene encoding nuclear transcription factor Y subunit B-8-like isoform X2, with product MAEGPASPGGGSLESGGDLSPRSSNVREQDRFLPIANISRIMKKALPANAKMAKDAKETVQECVSEFISFVTSEASDKCQREKRKTINGDDLLWAMATLGFEDYIEPLKLYLSRYREIEGDTKGSAKGQEGSARKDGVQPDHNAHFAHQGSYLQGLDYGNSQARHMMVPMQGRD
- the LOC139844264 gene encoding nuclear transcription factor Y subunit B-8-like isoform X1; the protein is MAEGPASPGGGSLESGGDLSPRSSNVREQDRFLPIANISRIMKKALPANAKMAKDAKETVQECVSEFISFVTSEASDKCQREKRKTINGDDLLWAMATLGFEDYIEPLKLYLSRYREVLFSIPSLFLPFLFI